The sequence tttaGCGggtgatgggactcggaaacacccccacagtttaatcaattattccttgaATAATTTTAGTTGCAATAAGTCCGcaacagtcgatttgtagtaggactgGAATCCTGTGATCATCGGCAggtagctgatgtagtgttcacttgtagtcatagttacagtaatgCCATGCAGctatcttgcagtgatacagaaatctttaacaaatccatagttccagactataagcggcatcactgccaaaacctaatctgttggtccttgtgtcatttctgaccttccctgaaaatttcatccaaatcagttaatctgtttttgagtaatgttgctaacagacagacagacagacagacagacagacagaccaacgccGACCaacgtcacataactctgccgaggcTCTGCCTCATTGGCGGAGTAACAAGTAACGTGgcgatttttgcatttattttatgtaaaaaacacagtttgcacCTGTCAaactgatgtacttttgtgttaataacagacatatgctttaatattaaGAAAACCGAGGAAGGAGTTTTTGTAAACTCGTTAGATCAGTCAGAGGCAACACAACACAGACGCACATATATTCTGTACATATGTTTTCTGCAAGCTACAGCTAATATGTGTACATTAAGAATGCTGTCTGTTTGGGGCAAACACAATCTGCCAAAAGTCATCAGCAGCCAGATGAATGCAATTAACACGACACAAAAGGAGCTTTCCTCCTACAGTCTGAACACACTGTGAAGCCATGTTTGCTCTAATCGTCACAAAAGTTCCAAATCAGAGCTCTTCATctgcaaaaaacaccaaaaaaaggtACTAATGTGAATCAGTGTTCCATTAAGGAAgcaatatttctttaagaagCACATTTTGGGTCATATTGGCTTCATAGACAGTTTTTTCCACCGATTAAGAGTCAGTCGTTGCATTTATTTAAGTCAAAgtcaaatatatttattaagcatattttaaaaatgacaagatgTGAACCAAAAGGcaacacaactgaaataaaatgcaataaaacacaagtactaggagacaaaataaaagtcaacaaaaatcaaagttagaacacaataataaatagtcAGGTGTCTATTTGAATGAAATGCCAATGAGAAGAGATGGACGTAAACGTTTCACAAGTCTTGGCATTTCATACGTGAAAAATTATTCCAGAAATTAGTAGCTGTATTTTTGTGCCTCGATTTAAGAACACTGAGGAACATCTGTTTGGTCGATGGTGCAAGAGTTCTGCTACATGAGGTGTCACCAGTACACTGAAAACCTTACAAAACAAGCAAGAAAACCTTGAAGTCATGATTgaaatggacagaaaacatGTAGAAAGAGGCCAAAACTGGTGTTATGTGATCATGCTTTCATTCTCCTGTTAGAAAACAAGCAGCTGCGTTTTGTACCAACTGCAGAGGCGACAGCTTTACACCCACATACAAGAAATTACAGAAGTCTGAGTAGCAATAAAGGCATGAACAACTGTTTCACAGTCTTCGGGAGAGAGAAAGACCTtcaccttcaaaaaaaaaaaagcctgtttgAGTTGATCTGTTGGTCAAATTTGAAGTAGCTGCTGAAAATTACTCCAACGTTTTCATAAAACATCAACTGGATGAAGCCAAAGAGCCAAAAGGTCCAGTCGACCAAACAACATGATCTCAgtcttattttcattattgagtGATTGAGAAAGTTTAGCTCCATCCAGGTTGTATCTTCTAAGcagtcttttctttttacttttatgGGATTGTGTATTTTAATTGTGTCCATCCTAAAAATGGTATCCAAGAGCAGCATATATAGTGAAGATAACTGGGCCCAGTATGGAGGCCTGAGGAACCCCACAAGTAAGTGAGGATTTTCTGAATTCAAGCTGAATTTGGTGCTTTTATATAAAACAACTGGGCATAACAGAAGtgcatttttatgaaataaactatcagaaatcacaacaaGAGAGAAACTATAATCCATAAGGGCTGCACCGAGTCTTTACTTTTTTGGGGCAaatatattgtgtattttaattgtttctGTCTTAAAAATGGACCCCAAGAGCAGCATATATAGTGAAGATAACTGGGCCCAGAATGGAACCGTGAGGAAGCCCACAGGCAAATTATGAATTTCTGAACTCAAGCtgaatttggtgtttttaaacacaactacaacaacaactgGGCATAACAGAATTAAATTTTTGTTGTATAAACAATCAAAAATCACAGGGAGACAGGAATTATAATCACTGAGGGCTGCACTGAGtttttactttgaattttttagGGCAAATATATTGTGTATTTGAATTGTTTCTGTGTTAAAAATGGACCCCAAGAGCAGCATATATAGTGAAGATAACTGGGCCCAGAATGGAACCTTGAGGAACCCCAGAAATAAATTAGTATTTTCTGAATTCAAGCAGAATTTTGTGCTTTACTACACAACAACAACTGGGCGtaacagagcagagagggagagggcaTTAAGAACTGAATTTTTAGTGTAAACTGTGGAAATCACAGGAAGACAGGaattgtattcaacatttatCTTGCATTTGTTGAGATTTAGTAAGAAAAAACTGACATGTCAagctaaaaacacaagaaactgATGAATTTTGTGCTGAAAGAAGCATGTGAAGCAGATTTAGCCAAAcagtgaaaattatttttaatttcactgaCTTTAAGCTCAGGCagctgcactcacacacacacacacacacacacacacacacacacacacacacacacacactcagacatgcTGTATGAATCCAGTCAGTCAGGCCTgaagactcacacacacattcaacacACCTGTGAGGATACACAGAAATCTGGCATTAGATGCAACTCACAGAGAAACGCTTCATCCAGCATCTGACATCTGCGGCTCTCTGCTTTAATGGCTGCTGCTAagccaaaatttaaaaaaaaaaaaacaaaaaacaaaactagagGTCATGGCGGCAAATCGTGTCAAATTCACTCAGCAGAAAGTGTGTTgaggtttcatttttaatctctgtcgtGATTCGGATggaatctgaatctgacagaaaaaggGGGAGATATGTGGATGCACTGGTGAGGCTGGATCAATAAGCTTTGCAGCAGCATGTGCAGGGGGTTACTACAGATGGTGAGAGTCTGATAGCAGCAGAGGTGCCGGAGCTCATTAAGAAACAGGACCATACTCCGGTGCAGAGCAGCCAGAGTgaatggagggaggaggggaggacgAAGCACAGCCTGGACCGAGATTTTTCACCTGAGTGTCACCGAGATCTGAAGATTCTGCCGGAAAACGGAAATATTATAAATCCCCTCTTTGTGCATTTGGACAGCGGCGGAAGACGCATTAGATCAGTTCAAATGAACAGCAGCATGCAGATAAAGAAGCCAAGAGGTTGCTGAAAGGCTGCTGGTTAATGCTGCACACAATCTGGACTGTGGCGCCATCTACCTGTAGGCAAAGCTTAGTTCTGCTGCAGCCAAATGAACTGCTGGTGCAAATGAAGAGATTTGCAGTGAGAATCCACCAATGCAGAATTTAATGGCAAGACTTTGTGAAGATATATAATATTCTCTAAATATGACTTTTAGGATGCCAACAGATTGTGGCTATATAGAGTTCCCTGCATAGTTTGAGTTCAGATGCAATATATATAGTTAATATCCACAAACGAAGGTTTAGATCAGTCAGAGGCAACACAACATGGATGCACTGACCACACATGCTTATTTTTTATGCTAGCTAGTGCTAAAAAGCTAACACAATTCAGTCTGAACACACTGTAAAGCCTCTAACAGTCACTTCAAGCTCCAAATCAGGTCATATTGTCCTTAAAGACAGTTTTCTACATCGAATAAGAGTCAGCCGAGGTGTTAAGagttgatccaaaatgctgcgcaactcaaataaaatgcaataaaacacaagGACTGGAGgacaaaaattaataaaagtcAAAGTTACAACACAGCCAGAGTTGAagtccaaaaagaaaaagagttcAGATGCAATATGTAGTTAACATCCACACGATTTAATGTTTAGATCAGAGGCAACACAAAACGGATGTACTGAACACATCTGATCACAACTATGTACTTTTCATGCTAGCTAATGCAAAAATAACTCAGTCTGAACACATTGTAAAGCATCCAACAGTCACTCAAAGCTCCAAATCTGAGCTCTccatctgctaaaaaaaaatgcataaagggtaaaaataatgtgaatgaGTGTTGGCTTCATAGTAAGTTTTCTACATTGATTAAGAGTTTGCCGTGGTGTTAAAGTCTAAACAAGAGTTGATCCTAATGGCTGCACaactaaaatgaaatgcaataaaatgcaataaaacataaGGACTAgaggacaaaagaaaagaatcaGTTACAACACAGCAAGAAATGAAGGCTAAAAAGAGTTTCCTGCTTAGTTTTAGTTCATACGCACCAAAGATAATTCCCTACAGCTGAGTTTGGAAAGGAAACTTTACTGcatcagaggaaaataaaaggtttgtgccaataaataaatctgaacaattttattttacattactgaggccagcagcagaaaaaaaaaacacacacactgtattgTAGACTATGCTACTTCACGGTTCATTCAGAAAATTATTGTGCACAGAAAAAGTCAGTTTATCTGATACACACTTGTGCCTGACATCACGGAGTCCTTAGAAACCAACACACTTTCTCGTTGTTCCACAATATACAAGCCGCAGTCGGAGTAACGACACAAAATCAAGTTTCATTCCTTCTGGATGAAATCACAGCTTGTGATGAGACATGAGAGGAAAATGTTGCTGTAGACTTTTGCAAAAAGGCCCaactgcaggacaaacacaccacgtttttttcatttcacgtCCTTTAATCACTTTCAGAGTTTATTCTGCAACATGTGTTTTATATGCACACAAATACCATCTCCACTACAGACCATTTAGAAAACAAGTGATGACAAATCTCTTGTGACACCGGCTCATTATTCCATCTTTTATATCGACTCTGGTTTTCTGAACCTGCTGCCAAGCCATCGACGTTGGTcgtgtaaataaacacaaacatggtGTCGAGTACAAGCCGATAAAAACTTGACAGACACTGGCAGAAACACGCAGAAACTCAGGATGCTCTTATTACTCATGTAGTCGCTGATGCCTGCGGCTGAAACCTTCATGTGGAAAATTATCACTTTCTGAGCTGAGAATTAAAGGAACATTGGCCTAAAGGATGCTGGAATGAATCCACTTTATAATTCATCTCACCGTTCAATTGATTcatgatgtgttttgtttttctttctgaacaCCACGTCCTGCCAAAGTCTTGCATTATGCAATCCATCAACGACTTGGAGTAAATTAGTTGTAAAGCGTCTCCCACACAGACTCATGAGGTCaggaataaacagaaaatagaagCAAACATCAAACAGGCAAAGTGACATCACACTAGTCGTCGCCAGatttgcttttcttcttctttttcttcttcttccctgaaccttctgctgctgcatcatcGTACGAACTGTCCGCTGGTTCATGtttcacctccacctcctctcgcTGCttgtccttctttttcttctttcctgaaCCTTCCGCCGCTGCGTCATCATATGAAGTGTCCACTGGTTCACATTTCACTGTcacctctgcctcctccaccttctctcGCTCCttgtccttctttttcttcttcttcttcctcttctcctctgaatATTCGCCCTCCTGCACGGGTGGCGCTTCTTCCTCAGCTTCCGCTGCAGGTTCCTCTTTCACTTTCACcgcttcctcctccagctccatcTTTATccgcttttctttctttttcttcttcttctttttcctcccttcctcttcgtcctcctcttcttctttctcatcGACGGGTCTTTTCAGAGTTGAAGGCCTGAAGGCGGCTCCGTCCGCCTCGTCCTCTACGGTCAGCGTCGGGGTTTTACTGCCAAACGGGTGGAATCTCTGTTTGAGCCCTGGTGGGATGGAGGGAGCTGGGGCGGCGGGGATCACCTGAGGGCTCTGGTTGGTGCTGCTGTCCCCGTAACTCTCACACACGTTCAGCAGGCCGGAGAAAGCCGGAGCCAACCTCATGCTGTCTGACGACCGCTTATCGCTGGTGAGCAGGTGGAGCTCCGAGGTGCCGTGGGTGGAGGCCAGGACGCTGTAGATCTGCTGCCCGCTCGCTGTCTTCGCTCCGTCTGCAGCAGGAACCTTCAGGGTCTGGAGGCCGGAGAGAGGCACCTTGATGCCACTGAAACtggaaggaaagaggaaaagcGGCGTTTGGCATCATTCTCAGCATGCACATGAACTTTAGAGCAACTCCATCATTATTTCTAAAGCTTCAGACTGACCTTCAtctgcagctccacctgctggCTTCATACTGAGTCTGTCGTATTGCTTATGTTTTCACATTAAGTGCCATGGGAATATTTAAAATCACACACTGTAACTTTAAAGACACATTTCcccacaaaaaaatgagaatttcAATTATTTAGCAATAACTGTGCACTCAAAACTCTCTTTTTGCTGCTAGTCATACTTAAATGATGCTTTAAAAGTCAAACATCAGCTAATGTTAGCAGACTTTAAATTGATATTAACTGATagtaatctgtctgtctgtctgtctttctgtgcgcaacattattcaaaaatgaacTAGCAGAtctggatgaagttttcagagaaagtcagaaatgacacaaggaccacctcattagattttagcagtgatgcggcttatagtctggatccacagatttgtttaagatttctcaATCATTGCGAGATATGGCGGCactgcatcactgtaactatgacaactgACCACCTCCACCACATTTATTTAGTTAGAAAACAGACTAAAACCTTGAGAGTATTTCAGTATTGGGTCTTTTCTGTGAAAATTGTGTGCAGCAAATAGTGTTTCAACAAGTATGGGCCCACAGATGACCGAAAAAGTAAGATActggtgttttactgtgtttacatTCTGGTTACAAAGTTAGGAATTATTGCTGTAGTGGTTTTAGTATCTTAAAATGCTTCACGCAGTTTGACTCAAGAGGAAATTTACTTTAAGTCAATGTAGAATATGATTCCACTATTCAAACTACATTCGCTGAATTTTCACACAGCCAGAATTTGGGCTTCTGAAGGCTAAAAGGAGTTTAACTGACTGAAAATATCAGCAC comes from Amphiprion ocellaris isolate individual 3 ecotype Okinawa chromosome 7, ASM2253959v1, whole genome shotgun sequence and encodes:
- the polr1g gene encoding CD3e molecule, epsilon associated protein, with amino-acid sequence MPKDISSSSSEDEGDSPAPETPAKQKQTVKKSTKYQCPADFVSFCHEPCSSTLTDSLKSSKNELWLIKAPASFSPECFSGIKVPLSGLQTLKVPAADGAKTASGQQIYSVLASTHGTSELHLLTSDKRSSDSMRLAPAFSGLLNVCESYGDSSTNQSPQVIPAAPAPSIPPGLKQRFHPFGSKTPTLTVEDEADGAAFRPSTLKRPVDEKEEEEDEEEGRKKKKKKKKEKRIKMELEEEAVKVKEEPAAEAEEEAPPVQEGEYSEEKRKKKKKKKDKEREKVEEAEVTVKCEPVDTSYDDAAAEGSGKKKKKDKQREEVEVKHEPADSSYDDAAAEGSGKKKKKKKKSKSGDD